The Kaistella daneshvariae genomic sequence CTTTTTTGGGCGCCTTTTCCGGCTCTCACTACTCGCTTCCCGGCTCCTGCCGTCGCCGGGAGAGCTCAAACAGGCCGTTCCATCCGGGGCGCAAATCCCGCATCTCCAAAAACATCTTCATCAAACCAAAATTTTCATGCCCCAGCTTCGACATTGTTTTAGTTTTCTTTTCTCTATAAACTATCCACTATCAACCATCAACTTTTTCTTTCTCCTTTTTCCTTTTTCTTCTCCGCCTGTAAATAATAAAATTCGTAATTTCCCTTTTCAATAGCAATGGATTTTTAATTTCAAATTTTAGCTGCTGAAACGCGCTTTTTTTTAAAAAATTCAAAACTCAAAAATTTGCCCTTAAAAGGCGGAATTTTCACAAAATATAAAACACCATTTTAACGAAAATGACGAAACTAAAAAATTATATCAGCGGCCACTGGATCGAAGGTTCCGGAAACGAAATTCCATTATACAACGCGGTAAACGGCGAACTCGTCGCCATTTCCGATACTGAAGGAATCAATTTTGAGCAGGCACTGGATTACGGCAGAACAGTCGGTTACAAAAATCTCTCTTCCATGACTTTCTACGACCGCGGCGAAATGCTGAAAAAACTAGCACTTTATCTCCTGGAAAGAAAGAAAAAATACTACGATTTATCTTACAAAACCGGCGCAACGCACGCAGATTCCTGGGTAGACATCGAAGGCGGATTCGGAACATTTTTCACCTATTCCGGCTTGGCAAAACGCATGTTGCCAAACACTCCATTTTGGGTAGATGGGGACACGCAGAAAATTTCCGCAAACGGTACTTTTCTCGGCACACACATTCTTACGCCAAGCGAAGGCGTTTCCGTACAAATCAACGCGTATAATTTCCCGGTTTGGGGAATGCTGGAAAAGCTTTCAACGTCACTTCTCGCCGGAGTTCCCAGCATCGTAAAACCAGCCACGCCAGGTTCTTATTTAACCAACGCGGTTTTTCAGGATATGATAGAAAGCGGAATTTTGCCTGAAGGCGCAATTCAGCTTGTCTGTGGCGAGCCCGGAAATATTCTGGATTACGTTCAGGACGGTGATTCCGTACTTTTCACAGGTTCTGCTTCCACGGGAAAAAAACTGAAATCTTTACCGTCAGTTTCCAAAAATGCAGTCCGATTCAATATGGAAGCAGATTCATTAAATGCCTCAATTCTCGGCCTCGACGCAAAACCAGGCACTCCGGAATTTGATTTGTTCATCAAAGAAGTACGCACCGAAATGACAACGAAAGCCGGTCAAAAATGTACCGCCATCCGCAGAATTATCGTTCCCGAAAATCTGGTTGGAGACGTTCAGAGTGCTTTAAGCAAAGCTTTGGACCAGACAAAAATCGGAAATCCTTTAAGCCGCGAAACGCGCATGGGCTCCATTGTCGGTAAAAATGAAATGGCCGTGCTACAGGAAAAAATCAATTTGCTGAAAGCTGAAACAGAACTCATCTACGACGGAAAGCACGAACTTGTTGATGCCAGTTATGAAAATGGCGCATTCATATCACCAAAAGTATTTTACAACGATAAACCTTTTGAAAAAAATATTTCCCATGAAGTGGAAGCATTCGGTCCGGTTTCTACTTTAATGCCCTACAGAGATGCCGATGAAGCTGCCGCTTTGGCAAAACGCGGAAAAGGCAGTTTGGTGGGTTCCATTATTTCTCACGATGAAAAATTCGTCGCCGAAACTTCCTGGAAAATGGCGTCGAGTCACGGACGAATTTTCGTCCTGAATCGTGATAACGCGAAAGAATCTACCGGCCACGGTTCTCCTTTGCCAACATTAATGCACGGTGGTCCCGGAAGAGCCGGAGGTGGCGAAGAAATGGGCGGTTTGAACGGGCTCCATTTCTTTCTTCAGAAAACTGCAATTCAGGGTTCGCCGGATATTTTGACGGCGATCACAAAAATCTACCAACAAGGAGCCGATAAAAAATATTCGGATAAGCATCCATTCAATAAATATTTTGAAGAGGTGGAAATCGGTGATTCTCTTGAAACTGCCGGCAGAACCGTTACAGAAGCTGATATCGTTAATTTTTCCAATGTTTCCTGGGATCATTTCTACGCCCACACCGATGCAACTTCGCTGAACGGAACCATTTTCGATAAAACGGTGGCGCACGGGTATTTCATTTTATCAGCTGCTGCCGGATTATTTGTTTCCGGCAAGAAAGGTCCGGTTATCGCGAATTATGGCTTAGAAAATGCCAGCTTCTTTAAACCCGTTTATGCAGGCGATACCATTACGGTGTATTTGACGGCGAAAGAAAAAATCAATAAAGGCGTAAAAGGCAGAAATATTCCTTCCGGTGTTGTGAAATGGCTGGTGGAAGTGGTAAATCAGCGGGATGAAATTGTATGCGTTGCTACCATTTTAACACTTGTCGCAAAACAATCACCGTTTGTTGAGTTGAAGGTTAGAAGCACGCAAAAAATGCTGAATGGTTTGACGGAAAATTCTGAAAGAAAGTTTGGAATGATGTCGCCCCAGCTAATGGTTGAACATTTGGAAGAAGTGTTGCGAAATGGTTTTGGATCTTTGCAGGCTTCAGACTTTCCTGAAATTCCTGCGGATAAACTGGAACTTCTTCAGGACTGGATTTATACGGATCAAAAAATCAGGCCCGGAGCTCAGTATCCACTTCTAAAAGAAGGCGAAGAGCCGCAACTGCGCTATAAAAATCTTACCGAAGCCAAAGAAAAGCTCCTTGAAACTTTGAAGGAATTCCTCATTTATTACCGCGAAAATCCGCAAGCTGAACATTTCCATCCGCGATTTGGGATGCTGAATAAAGAAATGATGGAACTGTTCCATAGAAAGCATTTCACCCATCATTTCGAGCAGTTTGGGCTGATATAAATTGGTGTAATTTTCCCGCAGATTGTGCAGATGACGCTGATGTAGTGCGAATGTTTGATTGGGGATGAGAGGCTGTTCTCACTTTCTTTCGAACTGTTTTATGTAATTTACATTTCGTTTATTTGATTCCGTAGGAATCGAATCTGTGTAGCAATATGATTGGACAATTTCGCGTTCCGTAGGAACGTTATTTTAAAACTTTCGCCAGATGCCAAACACTTATTCACAAATATATTTACAGCTGGTCTTTGCCACAAAAGGCAGAGAAAACAAAATAGGTGTGGCTATTAAAGATGAGCTTGAAAAATACATCTGCGGTATTTTCCGAAATAAAGGTCAGAAGGTTATTGCCATCTATGCAAATCCAGATCATATTCATATTTTATTCAGCTATAAAAACCTACAGATTACTGTATCTGACCTAGTAAAAGTGGTTAAAACAGAATCAACTAATTTTATAAATGATAGTAAGCTGCTAAGCACTAGATTTTATTGGCAGGAAGGTTATGGTATTTTTTCATATTCTAAAAGCCATAAGGATGCGGTGACAAATTATATTTTAAACCAAGGTGAGCATCATCGAAAGAAAAATTTTCGGGAAGAATATCATGATTTTCTCCAAAAATTTGGAATTGATTATGACGAAAAATATCTTTTTGAATTCTATGATTAATAAGATAGCGTCCCTACGGGACGCCTCACTACCTCACCTGGGTGGGCTACACAGATATGATTCCTACGGAATCTCAATTATATATCAACGTCTATTTACGACTAAATAATTAACCAGCTAAAAAAAAGTCTTTCATGAAAACTTTCGGCGAAAAAGTAGTCGACTTTAATAAAAAATTACATTACCCGGGCGAACTTCCGGACGGTTTTGATGTGCTCAATCCGTTTTTTGATAACGAAGAAACTCTAACTGTAATGACCAGTTTTTACAGCAAATTTTATAATGACCTTAACCATCGGAAGTTTATCATCGGTATCAATCCCAGCCGTCATGGCGCGGGAGTAACCGGCGTTCCTTTTACCGACACCAAAAGGCTTGAAAGCGTTTGCGGCATCGAAATGAAATCTGCGCACACGCACGAAATTTCTTCGGTTTTTCTGTATGATGTCATTCAGCAGTACGGCGGCCCGGAGAAGTTTTACAGCGAATTTTATATTAATTCACCTTTTCCGCTCGCAATTACTCGCCGCACGCCTCGAGGTTCGCTGAATGCGAATTATTATGACGAAAAAACCCTCTTTTTAGCGGTAAAAAATTTCATGACCGAAAGTATCAAAAACCATATAAAATTAGGTCTGGACACTTCTGAAGTTTTCATTCTCGGAAAGAAAAACGCTACTTTTATAGAAAAATTAAATGCTGAAAACCATTTTTTTGACCGTTTGACGGTGCTGGAACATCCACGCTATATTCAGCAATACAAAAGCAAAGAAAAACAGCAGTACATCGACAAATACATAATTGCCTTAAATAACAAACAATGAACAACGGATTTGTAAATCAGGAACTTAAAAATAATATTTCAGAAATCACTTTCGGTCATCCAAAAAGCAATTCTTTGCCGGGCGAAATTTTAGAGAAACTCGCTCAAACGATTTTAGAAAGCGGAAAAGATGAAAATGTAAAAGCAATTTTATTAAAATCAGCAGGTGAAAAAGCATTTTGCGCCGGCGCAAGTTTCGATGAATTACTTTCCATTGACGAACTGGAAAACTCTAAAATATTCTTTGGCGGATTTGCAAAAGTTCTCAATGCAATGCGCTCTTGCGGAAAACTGGTCATCGTGCGCGTTCAGGGAAAAACCACCGGCGGCGGTGTTGGCATTGCGTGCGCGGCAGATTATTGTTTTGCCACCAAAGATTCCGCCATGGCATTAACAGAACTTAATTTGGGAATCGGGCCGTTTGTTATCGGGCCTTATGTGGAAAGAAAAATCGGCAAATCAGCCTATTCCGCTATGTCGATTGATGCTGATTTCCGTTCTGCAGGCTGGTGTGAAAAACATGATGTTTACCATTCAGTTTCCGGCGATATTGCCGAAATGGACGCGCAACTTCAGCTTTTCCTGGAAAAACTTTCGCAAAGAAGTTCTGACGCTTTGGCTTTAATTAAAAAAGTTTCCTGGGAAGGCACGGAAAATTTTGATGAATTGATGCCGGAAAGAATTCACATGAGCGCCAGCTTAATTTTGGAAGATTCGGCGAAGAAAAATATCGGCGTCATCAAAGAAAAATTACGTGCTAAATAGGCATTTTTTTCATGAAAAACGTTCTCATTCTCGGCGCGAATTCCGATGTCGCAAAGCAATGTGTCCTCCGATATGTTGCGCGCGGTTTTTCAGTTGTAGCTGCTTCGCGTGATTTGGATTCTCTTCAAATTTTTGTGGAGGAAAATCATCTGGAAAAAAATGTTAAAATCGTTTTTTTCGATGCTGCGGATTTTCCGTCACATCAAAAATTTTATGCGGAGCTTTCTAGCAAACCTCACATCGTAATTTATGCCGCAGGTTTTTTAGTGAAAAATGAAAAAGCGCTTCACCATTTTGAAAATGCAAAACGCATGATGGAAGTAAATTATATGGGCGCGGTTTCAATTTTGAATATTATTGCAATGGACAAATCCAACAAAAATTTAGAAAGAATTATTGGATTGTCTTCGCTTTCGGGAGTTCGAGGGCGGAAGAGCAATTTTGTTTACGGAAGTACGAAAGCTGCTTTTATCACTTATCTTGCGGGCTTGAGACAGGAATTATCAGCTCGGAAAATCACCGTAAATGTTCTGGTGAGCGGTTACATCAATACGAAAATAAATGCCGGTTTAGCGCTGAATAAATCTTTATTAATGGAGCCTGCCTACGTCGCGGAACATATCGTGAACGCGGGCAACAATTTCACCATTGTTCCGAATTGGAAATGGAAAATCATTTATTTTATCCTGAAAATTTTACCCGAAAAATTCGTGGCAAAATTACCCTAATTTTAGTGTTTGTCGCTCATCACAAAAACGATTTCGCCACCGTTCGCAATGTCGCTGTGCTTTAAAATATGGTTTTTCACTTCTTTTCCGTTCACCAAGACTTTCTTCACATAAACATTTTTCTCCGATTGGTTTTCAGTGCTAATATTTAAAAATTTGCCGTTTTCGAGGCTAATTTTTGCAGATTTCAGCAAAGGCGAACCGATTTGATATTCATCGGAACCGGGCAAAACCGGATAAAAACCCAATGCTGAAAAAACGTACCACGCCGATATTTGCCCTGCATCGTCATTTCCGCAGAGACCATCTTCTTCCGGCGAATACATCTTGCGCATAATCATACGCACGCGTTCCTGCGTTTTCCACGCATCCCCCGTCCAGTTGTAGAGGTACGGAATGTGATGTCCCGGTTCATTGCCGTGAACATAATTCCCGATGATGCCGTCGCGTGTGATGTCTTCATTTTTTTCAATGTATTTATCGGCGATTTCCGTGGTGAAGATTTCGTCTAAATGTTTTGAAAATTTCTTTTTTCCGCCCATCATTTTAATCATTTCCGGAACATTCTGCGGCACGTAAAGTCCATAGTTGAACGCATTTCCTTCAATAAAACCTTGTCCGTGCGTGTCCATGGGATCGAATTCTTTTTTAAAATTCCCGTCCGAAAGTTTCGGCTGCATAAAACCGGTTTTCGGATTGTAGACATTTTTGTAAGACTCGCTTCTTTTCAAATACAAATTTTCTGTGCTTTTATCGCCCAATTTTCTTGCGATCTGCGCAATTGCCCAGTCATCATAGGCATATTCCAAAGTTTTGGAAACGGAAGAGCTGCTTTTATCTTCCGGAACGTAACCGTACTTCAGATAGTCTTCGATTCCGTCGTAATATCTTAGGTTTGATGAGCTTATGGCGGCGGTTAAAGCTTTATTTAAATCCATATCAGTCGTGCCTTTAGCTATAGCATCAGCGATTACCGAAACCGAGTGGTAACCAATCATACACCAGTTCTCGCTAGCATAATGACTCCAGATTGGCAATGCTTTGTGAACACTTTGGTCATAATGCGCCATCATTGAATGCACAAAATCATTGTTCCTTTTTGGCTGAATAATGTTGTATAACGGATGCAGTGCTCGATAGGTGTCCCATAGCGAAAAAATAGAGTAGTTCGTGAATCCTTCCGACTCATGAATATTCTGGTCCAAACCTAAATATTTCCCATCTACATCTTCATA encodes the following:
- the paaZ gene encoding phenylacetic acid degradation bifunctional protein PaaZ — its product is MTKLKNYISGHWIEGSGNEIPLYNAVNGELVAISDTEGINFEQALDYGRTVGYKNLSSMTFYDRGEMLKKLALYLLERKKKYYDLSYKTGATHADSWVDIEGGFGTFFTYSGLAKRMLPNTPFWVDGDTQKISANGTFLGTHILTPSEGVSVQINAYNFPVWGMLEKLSTSLLAGVPSIVKPATPGSYLTNAVFQDMIESGILPEGAIQLVCGEPGNILDYVQDGDSVLFTGSASTGKKLKSLPSVSKNAVRFNMEADSLNASILGLDAKPGTPEFDLFIKEVRTEMTTKAGQKCTAIRRIIVPENLVGDVQSALSKALDQTKIGNPLSRETRMGSIVGKNEMAVLQEKINLLKAETELIYDGKHELVDASYENGAFISPKVFYNDKPFEKNISHEVEAFGPVSTLMPYRDADEAAALAKRGKGSLVGSIISHDEKFVAETSWKMASSHGRIFVLNRDNAKESTGHGSPLPTLMHGGPGRAGGGEEMGGLNGLHFFLQKTAIQGSPDILTAITKIYQQGADKKYSDKHPFNKYFEEVEIGDSLETAGRTVTEADIVNFSNVSWDHFYAHTDATSLNGTIFDKTVAHGYFILSAAAGLFVSGKKGPVIANYGLENASFFKPVYAGDTITVYLTAKEKINKGVKGRNIPSGVVKWLVEVVNQRDEIVCVATILTLVAKQSPFVELKVRSTQKMLNGLTENSERKFGMMSPQLMVEHLEEVLRNGFGSLQASDFPEIPADKLELLQDWIYTDQKIRPGAQYPLLKEGEEPQLRYKNLTEAKEKLLETLKEFLIYYRENPQAEHFHPRFGMLNKEMMELFHRKHFTHHFEQFGLI
- the tnpA gene encoding IS200/IS605 family transposase encodes the protein MPNTYSQIYLQLVFATKGRENKIGVAIKDELEKYICGIFRNKGQKVIAIYANPDHIHILFSYKNLQITVSDLVKVVKTESTNFINDSKLLSTRFYWQEGYGIFSYSKSHKDAVTNYILNQGEHHRKKNFREEYHDFLQKFGIDYDEKYLFEFYD
- a CDS encoding SMUG2 DNA glycosylase family protein, yielding MKTFGEKVVDFNKKLHYPGELPDGFDVLNPFFDNEETLTVMTSFYSKFYNDLNHRKFIIGINPSRHGAGVTGVPFTDTKRLESVCGIEMKSAHTHEISSVFLYDVIQQYGGPEKFYSEFYINSPFPLAITRRTPRGSLNANYYDEKTLFLAVKNFMTESIKNHIKLGLDTSEVFILGKKNATFIEKLNAENHFFDRLTVLEHPRYIQQYKSKEKQQYIDKYIIALNNKQ
- a CDS encoding GH92 family glycosyl hydrolase; amino-acid sequence: MKKIFCLSSFLLFLMISAQNLTSFVNPFVGTKNMGHTFPGATAPFGMVQLSPETNQEPYAIDGKYNPETYRYCSGYQFEDKTIFGFSHTHFSGVGHSDLGDFLVMPTTGKLNLEPGKIGEPKSGYHSQFSKNTEKAEPGFYEVFLDDYGIKAELTTSERVGFHRYTFPKSGESHIILDLMSNIYNYDGKNVWTFVRVENNQTVVGYRETTGWARTKKVFFAMKFSKPFKNYGRKRYEKVEYNGFYRKFNENENFPEFAGRQIRAYFDFDTEKDEQILVKFALSNTSTNGALKNLEAEIPHWDFNKIKAETSAKWEKELSKIEVETLNVNDKKTFYTALYHTMMSPILYEDVDGKYLGLDQNIHESEGFTNYSIFSLWDTYRALHPLYNIIQPKRNNDFVHSMMAHYDQSVHKALPIWSHYASENWCMIGYHSVSVIADAIAKGTTDMDLNKALTAAISSSNLRYYDGIEDYLKYGYVPEDKSSSSVSKTLEYAYDDWAIAQIARKLGDKSTENLYLKRSESYKNVYNPKTGFMQPKLSDGNFKKEFDPMDTHGQGFIEGNAFNYGLYVPQNVPEMIKMMGGKKKFSKHLDEIFTTEIADKYIEKNEDITRDGIIGNYVHGNEPGHHIPYLYNWTGDAWKTQERVRMIMRKMYSPEEDGLCGNDDAGQISAWYVFSALGFYPVLPGSDEYQIGSPLLKSAKISLENGKFLNISTENQSEKNVYVKKVLVNGKEVKNHILKHSDIANGGEIVFVMSDKH
- a CDS encoding enoyl-CoA hydratase/isomerase family protein gives rise to the protein MNNGFVNQELKNNISEITFGHPKSNSLPGEILEKLAQTILESGKDENVKAILLKSAGEKAFCAGASFDELLSIDELENSKIFFGGFAKVLNAMRSCGKLVIVRVQGKTTGGGVGIACAADYCFATKDSAMALTELNLGIGPFVIGPYVERKIGKSAYSAMSIDADFRSAGWCEKHDVYHSVSGDIAEMDAQLQLFLEKLSQRSSDALALIKKVSWEGTENFDELMPERIHMSASLILEDSAKKNIGVIKEKLRAK
- a CDS encoding SDR family NAD(P)-dependent oxidoreductase, producing the protein MKNVLILGANSDVAKQCVLRYVARGFSVVAASRDLDSLQIFVEENHLEKNVKIVFFDAADFPSHQKFYAELSSKPHIVIYAAGFLVKNEKALHHFENAKRMMEVNYMGAVSILNIIAMDKSNKNLERIIGLSSLSGVRGRKSNFVYGSTKAAFITYLAGLRQELSARKITVNVLVSGYINTKINAGLALNKSLLMEPAYVAEHIVNAGNNFTIVPNWKWKIIYFILKILPEKFVAKLP